A portion of the Oncorhynchus gorbuscha isolate QuinsamMale2020 ecotype Even-year linkage group LG19, OgorEven_v1.0, whole genome shotgun sequence genome contains these proteins:
- the LOC124005541 gene encoding ubiquitin carboxyl-terminal hydrolase 2-like isoform X4, whose protein sequence is MPSIRQSYTVTVPEEPPASAFPFLKQEMRRKSSSMSGSVLVSTFVGLLINQAKNSKSAQGLVGLRNLGNTCFMNSILQCLSNTHNLRDYCLHNSHRRDLNKNSRTNTGALMEEFAKLLQTMWTSSSSEAVGPSEFKTQIQRYAPRFVGYNQQDAQEFLRFLLDGLHNEVNRVTVRPRGSSEDFDHLPDREKGDRMWSKYLEREDSKIVDLFVGQLKSSLTCSTCGYCSTVFDPFWDLSLPIAKGYGEVSLMDCMSLFTKEDVLEGDEKPTCYRCKARRRCTKKFTVQKFPKILVLHLKRFSEARRTSKLSTFVNFPMEKLDLREFASENSINAVYNLYAVSNHSGTTMGGHYTAYCRNPTSGEWYTFNDSRVTPMSSSQVRSSDAYVLFYELASSSRM, encoded by the exons ATGCCCAGCATAAGACAGTCATACACGGTGACCGTACCCGAAGAACCCCCGGCCTCTGCTTTCCCGTTCTTGAAGCAAGAGATGCGGCGGAAAAGCTCGAGCATGTCTGGCTCGGTGCTGGTGTCAACCTTTGTAGGACTTCTCATTAATCAAGCCAAG AACTCCAAGAGTGCGCAGGGCCTGGTGGGCCTACGGAACCTGGGAAATACC tgCTTCATGAACTCCATCCTGCAGTGTCTCAGCAACACGCACAACCTCCGGGACTACTGCCTCCACAACTCCCACCGACGCGACCTTAACAAAAACAGCCGCACCAACACCGGGGCACTCATGGAGG AATTTGCCAAGCTCCTCCAGACCATGTGGACGTCGTCGAGCAGCGAGGCGGTCGGCCCGTCGGAGTTCAAAACTCAGATCCAGAGATACGCCCCCCGATTTGTGGGATACAA ccaacaGGATGCCCAGGAGTTCCTGCGCTTCCTGCTGGACGGGCTGCACAACGAGGTAAACCGGGTCACGGTGCGGCCGCGGGGCAGCTCAGAGGACTTTGACCACTTGCC TGACCGGGAGAAAGGGGATAGAATGTGGAGCaagtacctggagagagaggacagtaaaaTAGTGG ACCTGTTTGTGGGTCAGCTGAAGAGCTCGTTGACATGCAGCACGTGTGGCTACTGCTCCACTGTCTTTGACCCCTTCTGggatctctctctacccatcgcCAAG GGCTACGGAGAAGTGAGTCTGATGGACTGCATGAGTCTCTTCACCAAAGAGGATGTGCTCGAGGGCGATGAAAAACCAACGTGCTACAGGTGTAAAGCCAGAAGAAGATGCACAAAGAAGTTCACTGTACAGAAATTCCCCAAGATCTTAGTGCTTC ATCTGAAACGCTTCTCTGAAGCGCGGAGAACCAGCAAACTGTCCACATTTGTCAACTTCCCCATGGAGAAACTGGACCTCAGGGAGTTTGCCTCGGAAAACAGCA TAAATGCAGTTTATAACCTGTACGCAGTGTCCAATCACTCAGGCACGACCATGGGTGGCCACTACACAGCGTACTGTCGCAACCCCACCTCGGGAGAATGGTACACGTTCAATGACTCCAG AGTAACGCCAATGTCCTCCAGCCAAGTGCGCAGCAGTGATGCCTACGTGCTGTTCTACGAGCTGGCCTCCTCCTCGCGGATGTGA
- the LOC124005541 gene encoding ubiquitin carboxyl-terminal hydrolase 2-like isoform X3, whose product MPSIRQSYTVTVPEEPPASAFPFLKQEMRRKSSSMSGSVLVSTFVGLLINQAKNSKSAQGLVGLRNLGNTCFMNSILQCLSNTHNLRDYCLHNSHRRDLNKNSRTNTGALMEEFAKLLQTMWTSSSSEAVGPSEFKTQIQRYAPRFVGYNQQDAQEFLRFLLDGLHNEVNRVTVRPRGSSEDFDHLPDREKGDRMWSKYLEREDSKIVDLFVGQLKSSLTCSTCGYCSTVFDPFWDLSLPIAKKGYGEVSLMDCMSLFTKEDVLEGDEKPTCYRCKARRRCTKKFTVQKFPKILVLHLKRFSEARRTSKLSTFVNFPMEKLDLREFASENSINAVYNLYAVSNHSGTTMGGHYTAYCRNPTSGEWYTFNDSRVTPMSSSQVRSSDAYVLFYELASSSRM is encoded by the exons ATGCCCAGCATAAGACAGTCATACACGGTGACCGTACCCGAAGAACCCCCGGCCTCTGCTTTCCCGTTCTTGAAGCAAGAGATGCGGCGGAAAAGCTCGAGCATGTCTGGCTCGGTGCTGGTGTCAACCTTTGTAGGACTTCTCATTAATCAAGCCAAG AACTCCAAGAGTGCGCAGGGCCTGGTGGGCCTACGGAACCTGGGAAATACC tgCTTCATGAACTCCATCCTGCAGTGTCTCAGCAACACGCACAACCTCCGGGACTACTGCCTCCACAACTCCCACCGACGCGACCTTAACAAAAACAGCCGCACCAACACCGGGGCACTCATGGAGG AATTTGCCAAGCTCCTCCAGACCATGTGGACGTCGTCGAGCAGCGAGGCGGTCGGCCCGTCGGAGTTCAAAACTCAGATCCAGAGATACGCCCCCCGATTTGTGGGATACAA ccaacaGGATGCCCAGGAGTTCCTGCGCTTCCTGCTGGACGGGCTGCACAACGAGGTAAACCGGGTCACGGTGCGGCCGCGGGGCAGCTCAGAGGACTTTGACCACTTGCC TGACCGGGAGAAAGGGGATAGAATGTGGAGCaagtacctggagagagaggacagtaaaaTAGTGG ACCTGTTTGTGGGTCAGCTGAAGAGCTCGTTGACATGCAGCACGTGTGGCTACTGCTCCACTGTCTTTGACCCCTTCTGggatctctctctacccatcgcCAAG AAGGGCTACGGAGAAGTGAGTCTGATGGACTGCATGAGTCTCTTCACCAAAGAGGATGTGCTCGAGGGCGATGAAAAACCAACGTGCTACAGGTGTAAAGCCAGAAGAAGATGCACAAAGAAGTTCACTGTACAGAAATTCCCCAAGATCTTAGTGCTTC ATCTGAAACGCTTCTCTGAAGCGCGGAGAACCAGCAAACTGTCCACATTTGTCAACTTCCCCATGGAGAAACTGGACCTCAGGGAGTTTGCCTCGGAAAACAGCA TAAATGCAGTTTATAACCTGTACGCAGTGTCCAATCACTCAGGCACGACCATGGGTGGCCACTACACAGCGTACTGTCGCAACCCCACCTCGGGAGAATGGTACACGTTCAATGACTCCAG AGTAACGCCAATGTCCTCCAGCCAAGTGCGCAGCAGTGATGCCTACGTGCTGTTCTACGAGCTGGCCTCCTCCTCGCGGATGTGA